The following proteins come from a genomic window of Galactobacillus timonensis:
- a CDS encoding replication initiator protein A has translation MTNTYFSRSDAETLSFFKLPKALFTEEKYIPMSAEAKVLYAFLLDRLSLSLANEWFDKNGNAFIIYTLKEIQEAFHISRPSAIKRLDELEAADLLRRSQSGIGRASKIYLKKLVIEPKEEDTDPSDDTEESGPEDEKTARVKNFDTDENDAPEAENAVLNNFTRRVKKFDTIKTDISKTDYSKESIYLSENAEPMDGAILQESESSEDTPSAFATVQEQPADYNTYYTRQFNIDKLMNKPEHASDKPLLQEIVRLCADMTSACDRSASVTIGKRNYSSQEARERFMRLSGDDIEYFLDCFSSVRTDVHNPKAYILTSLYNAPETIETYRFRKRRRRTEVLPAYYYEKDKPIATPSDEDSKPVDRKALAEELSRMDEEEAPVDRVALLAEMRAAAQA, from the coding sequence ATGACAAACACGTATTTCAGCCGTTCGGATGCAGAAACACTCAGCTTCTTTAAGCTTCCGAAAGCACTGTTTACCGAAGAAAAATATATTCCCATGTCCGCAGAAGCCAAGGTTCTCTATGCCTTCCTGCTGGATCGTCTCTCTCTGTCTCTTGCCAATGAATGGTTCGACAAAAATGGAAATGCTTTCATTATCTACACATTGAAGGAAATCCAGGAAGCGTTCCATATTTCAAGGCCAAGCGCCATCAAGCGTCTTGATGAGCTGGAAGCTGCGGATCTTCTGAGACGCAGCCAGAGCGGAATTGGCAGGGCATCCAAAATTTACCTGAAGAAGCTTGTGATTGAACCGAAGGAAGAAGACACCGATCCGTCTGATGATACCGAAGAATCCGGTCCAGAAGATGAGAAAACTGCCCGTGTAAAAAATTTTGACACGGACGAAAATGACGCTCCTGAGGCCGAAAATGCCGTGTTAAATAACTTTACACGCCGTGTAAAAAAATTTGACACTATCAAGACTGATATTAGTAAGACTGATTATTCTAAGGAATCTATCTATCTATCCGAAAACGCAGAACCGATGGATGGAGCGATCCTCCAGGAATCCGAGTCTTCCGAAGATACTCCTTCCGCTTTCGCAACTGTTCAGGAACAGCCCGCTGATTACAACACCTACTACACCAGACAATTCAACATCGACAAGCTGATGAACAAACCGGAACACGCTTCCGATAAGCCATTACTTCAGGAAATTGTCCGCTTATGCGCAGATATGACTTCTGCCTGTGACAGATCCGCATCCGTGACCATCGGCAAACGCAACTACTCCAGCCAGGAGGCCAGGGAACGTTTCATGCGGCTGTCCGGTGATGACATCGAATATTTCCTGGACTGCTTCAGCAGCGTACGTACAGATGTCCACAACCCCAAGGCATATATTCTCACATCCCTCTACAATGCGCCGGAAACAATCGAAACCTATAGGTTCCGTAAGCGTCGGCGGCGGACAGAAGTGCTGCCAGCGTACTACTACGAGAAAGATAAGCCCATTGCGACACCATCGGACGAGGATTCAAAACCAGTGGATCGTAAGGCTTTGGCTGAAGAATTGTCGAGGATGGACGAGGAAGAAGCTCCGGTAGACAGGGTAGCACTCTTAGCAGAAATGAGAGCAGCGGCGCAGGCATAA
- a CDS encoding ParA family protein — protein sequence MIRSILNVKGGVGKTTTSIQLAAGFAKSGRKTLLIDADGQANATASLLPNYDPTDPCIVEALKGLTPIENCIYPSNTENLYVLPARLDLFSTIYELQSTTVSGFPQLILKKILKPLDFEEIFIDNNPSINLMSINSVLSARQIIIPTNIDAGGIAGVKATWDHCRNVIGSLDREEPLDIRILITMINRNNTDRDIIEQLRNAYGNRVFTSQIRYQSAPVKRATFSNRLLIDDPKNGVAEDYRTLINEVIAEEN from the coding sequence ATGATCAGATCAATTCTCAACGTCAAAGGCGGCGTAGGCAAAACAACAACTTCCATTCAGCTTGCAGCGGGATTTGCAAAATCCGGACGCAAGACACTTCTCATCGATGCTGACGGACAGGCGAATGCGACTGCTTCACTGCTTCCGAATTACGATCCGACGGATCCGTGCATTGTCGAAGCCTTGAAGGGCCTGACGCCGATTGAGAACTGCATTTATCCGTCCAATACGGAAAACCTTTATGTTCTTCCGGCACGGCTGGATCTGTTCTCGACGATCTACGAATTGCAGAGTACGACGGTTTCCGGGTTCCCGCAGCTGATCCTGAAGAAGATCCTGAAGCCTTTAGACTTTGAAGAAATTTTCATCGACAACAATCCTTCCATCAACCTCATGAGTATCAATTCCGTTCTTTCTGCACGGCAGATCATCATTCCGACAAACATTGATGCGGGCGGAATTGCCGGAGTGAAGGCTACATGGGATCACTGCCGGAATGTAATCGGCAGCCTTGACCGTGAGGAGCCGTTAGACATCCGGATTCTGATCACGATGATCAACCGCAACAACACGGACAGAGACATCATTGAGCAGCTGCGAAACGCTTACGGCAATCGCGTATTCACATCCCAAATCCGTTACCAGAGCGCGCCAGTAAAGCGGGCAACATTCTCAAACCGTCTTCTGATTGACGATCCGAAAAACGGGGTTGCGGAAGACTACAGGACTTTGATCAACGAAGTAATTGCGGAGGAAAACTGA
- a CDS encoding ParB N-terminal domain-containing protein yields the protein MTTKTPTFNISSIIGNTKDEALDLNANRIFLVELTDIQRNPENPYDCNEIEELAENIEDQGLISPLTAYEDPNDGIVLLSGHRRKMALELLNSQGRTYRFQGKDITGKAPVLYTQKPLTSPMEMLNIISANAQRDMTNDEKNNVILKCQAAIHTLILQGKITKEKGQRERQLIASYTGISEHYIKDFFTEKNRNEKATFVDDDPQKEAKDKRSQEITEEQKIFRKHKKTAETYLDCLIKTRYKSLDPEQVDELKAIWKQINEAVSKLEW from the coding sequence ATGACAACGAAAACACCCACGTTCAACATTTCCAGCATTATCGGCAACACGAAGGATGAAGCACTGGATCTGAATGCAAACCGCATCTTCCTGGTGGAACTGACGGATATTCAGCGCAATCCGGAGAATCCGTATGACTGCAACGAGATCGAGGAACTTGCCGAGAACATTGAGGATCAGGGCCTGATTTCACCACTGACTGCCTATGAAGACCCCAATGACGGCATTGTGCTTCTCTCCGGTCACCGCCGCAAGATGGCGCTGGAACTGCTCAATTCCCAAGGCAGAACCTACCGATTCCAGGGCAAGGACATCACAGGAAAGGCACCTGTTCTCTACACGCAGAAGCCGCTGACCTCACCGATGGAAATGCTGAACATCATTTCGGCAAATGCACAGCGGGACATGACGAATGACGAGAAGAACAACGTGATTCTGAAATGCCAGGCAGCAATCCATACGCTGATTCTTCAGGGCAAGATCACGAAGGAGAAGGGACAGAGGGAACGGCAGCTGATTGCCAGTTATACAGGTATTTCAGAACACTACATCAAAGATTTCTTCACGGAAAAGAACCGTAACGAGAAAGCAACGTTCGTTGACGATGATCCGCAGAAGGAGGCAAAAGACAAGCGGTCCCAGGAGATTACGGAGGAACAGAAGATATTCCGGAAACACAAGAAGACAGCTGAAACCTATCTCGACTGCCTGATCAAGACGAGATACAAGAGTCTGGATCCGGAACAGGTCGATGAGCTGAAGGCGATCTGGAAGCAGATCAACGAGGCCGTTAGCAAGCTGGAATGGTGA
- a CDS encoding ExeA family protein, with amino-acid sequence MYKDYFGMTGEPFSRNVPVSEMYESAELKEMAERLRAGIAGNEFMILVSEPGCGKTTLLRRLYKENEDVLFIYVNGLNTNTRKLYCDILRQMGIDIGYYRVDARELAKSQLAHLHREGKKVCLVIDEAHVLRINLLHEAQYLLNEAYDSESYLSMVLCGQPKLWKKMTDVNEYHAIEDRFQIGCTLHPLNLNETQEYIRHCLQCCGCTRSLFTEDAYQAIQNNTGGRMRRINRICTTALMYAAQNNMNTIDGNTIHYIEQHEMLCMNRNETEDRNLLSE; translated from the coding sequence ATGTATAAAGACTATTTCGGAATGACCGGAGAACCGTTTTCCAGGAACGTACCGGTCAGTGAGATGTACGAATCAGCGGAGCTGAAGGAAATGGCGGAAAGGCTGCGGGCAGGCATTGCCGGCAATGAGTTCATGATTCTGGTCAGTGAACCAGGATGCGGAAAGACGACGCTGCTGAGGCGCCTGTATAAAGAAAATGAAGATGTGCTCTTCATCTATGTCAACGGGCTGAATACAAACACCCGCAAGCTGTACTGTGACATTCTCAGGCAGATGGGAATTGATATCGGCTATTACCGTGTCGATGCCAGGGAGCTGGCCAAATCACAGCTTGCCCACCTTCACAGAGAAGGAAAGAAGGTATGCCTGGTCATTGATGAGGCGCATGTGCTCCGTATCAATCTTCTTCATGAAGCACAGTACCTGCTGAACGAGGCCTATGATTCAGAAAGCTATCTGTCAATGGTTCTGTGCGGACAGCCGAAACTCTGGAAGAAGATGACAGACGTGAATGAGTATCATGCGATTGAGGACCGCTTCCAGATCGGCTGCACGCTTCACCCGCTGAACCTGAACGAGACACAGGAATATATCAGGCATTGCCTTCAGTGCTGCGGATGCACGCGCAGTCTGTTTACAGAGGACGCTTATCAGGCCATTCAGAACAACACCGGAGGAAGAATGCGGAGAATCAACCGCATCTGTACAACGGCCCTGATGTATGCGGCACAGAACAATATGAATACCATTGACGGAAACACCATTCACTATATCGAACAGCACGAGATGCTTTGCATGAACAGAAATGAAACAGAAGACAGAAACCTGCTCAGCGAATGA
- a CDS encoding ISL3 family transposase, which yields MKIEQLDEKQRSLCAVFQLEAEDVEDINVREKGETLFVELTLIPRYEPCPSCGCKDPPPKVNKYVTKRIRHSALSGRECIVIYHARRYECRCCGHTYYEKNPLTFKKQKISVLTVNNVLEDLKDPAVTFTSTAERNHISPTSAASIFDTHVNIPRQKLPEYLDIDEVYSFRHKELDSKYVCVLYDFTGKTPVDLLPSRQKRCLRSFFESIPQAERDNVKLVCSDMWEDYRWASRTFLRHACHAVDRFHISKEINDQADRVRRRLMKNCPRRNPDGHGKNPDYYLYKTWNWVLWRRDDETDDAGHLLFATNAPGKYNSVLKETLNYYQIREKLLSLSPELKEAWELKESLIRFYEENTRKTAEKQFPELIRKFRNSSVPEMNSFGVTLTSWRNEILNSFDIVDACYEIDPATGEVSTQGVRPTTGPLERRNGLLKKASCGYTNWERFRNRGLYILMPDTDERITSMEAARRSDQKRREQYLQAAEKRREEIEEYNKALTENAIGKKKENKPVPAESREEVPVSNAVSYSHDGGKHV from the coding sequence ATGAAAATTGAACAGCTTGATGAGAAGCAGAGAAGTCTGTGTGCTGTGTTCCAGCTGGAAGCGGAAGATGTAGAAGACATCAATGTCAGAGAGAAAGGAGAAACACTCTTCGTTGAACTGACACTGATCCCAAGGTATGAGCCCTGCCCGTCCTGCGGATGTAAGGATCCGCCGCCAAAGGTAAACAAATACGTGACGAAAAGGATCCGGCACTCGGCGCTCTCCGGCAGAGAATGCATTGTCATCTATCATGCAAGGCGGTATGAATGCCGGTGCTGCGGTCATACATACTACGAGAAAAATCCGCTTACGTTCAAAAAGCAGAAGATATCAGTTCTGACAGTCAATAACGTACTGGAAGATCTGAAAGATCCTGCCGTGACATTCACATCGACAGCGGAAAGAAACCATATCTCACCGACCAGTGCGGCATCGATCTTCGACACACACGTGAACATTCCCCGTCAGAAGCTTCCTGAATACCTTGATATTGATGAGGTATACAGTTTCAGGCATAAGGAACTGGACTCCAAGTATGTCTGTGTACTGTATGACTTCACCGGAAAGACACCGGTGGATCTTCTTCCTTCACGTCAGAAGAGATGCCTGCGGAGCTTCTTTGAATCTATCCCGCAGGCAGAACGGGACAACGTGAAGCTTGTATGCTCAGACATGTGGGAAGACTATCGCTGGGCAAGCAGAACCTTCCTCAGACATGCCTGTCACGCGGTGGATCGATTCCACATTTCAAAAGAAATCAATGACCAGGCAGACAGAGTAAGGCGGCGTCTGATGAAGAACTGTCCCCGCCGCAACCCGGATGGACACGGAAAGAACCCGGATTACTATCTGTACAAGACATGGAACTGGGTATTGTGGCGGCGTGATGATGAAACTGACGATGCCGGCCATCTTCTGTTTGCGACCAACGCCCCGGGAAAATACAACAGCGTACTGAAGGAGACATTGAACTACTACCAGATCAGAGAAAAGCTTCTTTCTCTCAGTCCCGAGCTGAAAGAAGCCTGGGAGCTGAAGGAATCACTGATCAGGTTCTATGAAGAAAATACAAGAAAGACAGCAGAGAAACAGTTCCCGGAACTGATCAGGAAATTCAGGAATTCATCCGTTCCCGAAATGAACAGCTTCGGCGTGACGCTGACCAGCTGGCGGAACGAGATTCTCAATTCGTTTGATATTGTGGATGCCTGTTATGAAATAGACCCCGCTACAGGTGAGGTCAGCACTCAGGGCGTCCGTCCGACAACCGGTCCGCTGGAACGGAGAAACGGACTGCTCAAGAAAGCATCGTGCGGCTATACGAACTGGGAAAGATTCCGCAACCGCGGACTGTATATCCTTATGCCGGACACAGACGAACGCATCACATCGATGGAAGCTGCACGGCGCAGTGATCAGAAGCGCAGAGAACAATACCTGCAGGCGGCAGAGAAACGGCGGGAGGAGATCGAAGAATACAACAAGGCGCTGACAGAGAATGCCATCGGTAAGAAGAAGGAAAACAAGCCGGTGCCTGCTGAAAGCAGAGAAGAAGTGCCGGTATCGAATGCGGTCTCCTACAGCCACGATGGAGGAAAACATGTATAA